CTGGTCCTAAAAGACCACAGGATAAGATTTTCCTTTCAGAAGTAGCGGAATCTTTTTCTACGTCATTTTCAGTTAATGAGTCAAAGGAAAGCGATAAACTCCAAGATGGAAGTGTAGTTATTGCAGCAATAACAAGCTGCACTAACACCTCAAATCCAAGTGTGATGATTGCTGCAGGTCTTGTAGCTCGTAATGCAATTAAACTTGGATTAAAATCAAAGCCTTGGGTTAAAACTTCACTTGCTCCAGGGTCACAAGTTGTAACAGAATATTTAGAAAAGTCTGGATTGCAGGTAGATCTAAATGCTTTGGGTTTTAATCTAGTTGGATATGGTTGCACAACTTGCATTGGGAATTCTGGTCCACTAAATAGTGATATAGAAGATGATATTAAAAATAAAAATCTAACTGTTGCTGCAGTTTTATCTGGCAATCGTAACTTTGAAGGAAGAATTCATCCGTTAGTCAAAGCTAATTACTTGGCATCTCCGCCACTTGTTGTTGCATATGCGCTTGCTGGTACTGTGCAAATTGACCTGACAAAAGATTCAATATGCACAGATAAGAATGGAAATGACGTCTATCTCAAGGATATATGGCCAACAAACAATGAAATCGAAGATTGTGTTAAAAATGTGGTAACACGTGAGATGTTTATACAAAAGTATAAGGATGTTTTTTCTGGTGATGAACATTGGCGAAAGATAAAGTGTGAAAAAAGTGAAATCTATAATTGGGATGCAAACAGCACTTACATACAAAATCCGCCTTATTTTGATAATTTATCACCTAAAGATAATCAAGATAAAATAATCGATATAAAAGGTGCACAAATATTGGCAATGTTTGGCGATAGCGTAACTACTGATCACATTTCCCCTGCTGGAAATATTGCCTCAAGTAGTCCTGCAGGTATATATTTAAAAAGGCTTGGAGTTGAACCACAGGACTTTAATTCATATGGATCTCGCCGTGGTAACCACAATGTGATGATGCGTGGAACTTTTGCTAACATTAGAATAAAAAATGAAATGGTTAGCATCGAAGGCGGCTATACAAAATATATTCCTTCTCAAGAAATTATGTCGATTTTTGATGCAGCAATGCGCTACAAGGAAGCTCTTATCATTGTGGCAGGAAAGGAATATGGCACAGGTTCAAGTAGGGATTGGGCAGCAAAGGGTACTTTATTGTTGGGGATTAAAGTTGTAATTGCAGAAAGCTTTGAGCGTATACATAGGTCCAACTTGGTCGGCATGGGTGTTCTTCCACTTATATTCCAAAACGGAATAACTAGAAAGGTATTTGATGGTAGTGAGGTAATAAGCATAAAAGGTGAAATAGTACCAAATGGAAATCTAGAATGTATCATTAAAAGACAGGATAATTCAAAGCAATCAATTCAACTCGAATGCTGTGTACAAACCGCAACTGAGGTTAAATACTTGATGGATGGGGGAGTGTTAAGCTACATACTTGCACAATCCTTTTGATTTAGTGAAGTTATTGCATGGACTTCTTTTAGCCAGCCCTGGTCCCTTTATAAATAACAATTTGCTCTGCGCAAAGTTATGATATAATTTCACCATACATATGGTGTCGGAGTATTTTTTGGAGATAATTATATATGATAAGCTCTATACAAGAACCTAATGAACTCAGAAAACGTTTACAAGGATTTTATCGTACTGATGAAAAGAGTTATATACGTTATCTTGTAGAAAAAACAGAGCTTTCAGCTGATTCAAAAAGTAGAATTTATAATATTGCAAAACAAGTTATTGAAAAAATCAAACACAATAAATTAAGTATTGTAGATTCCTTTATGCAGCAATACTCGCTTTCCAATGATGAAGGAATAGCATTGATGTGTCTTGCTGAATCGCTACTTAGAATACCAGATGATTATACAATAGACGAAATAATCAAAGATAAAATTGCCAATCAGGAATGGAATAAATATTTAGGGCACTCTTCTTCGTTGTTTGTCAATGCTTCCACATGGAGCTTGATGATAGGTAGCAGTATATTGAGAGATAATGAAGGCGATTCGAAGTTCTATTACGCAATTTCTAAGTTACTTAAGAATTTAGGAGAACCGATTATTCGCAAAGCAGTAAAACAAGCAATGTCTATGCTTGGTAATCATTTTGTTGTTGGAGAAACCATAGAAGAAGCTTTAAGGTACGCAAAACTAGATGACAATAGTAAGTTTTTATACTCTTTTGATATGCTTGGCGAAGCTGCTCACACAACTGAGGATGCAGAAGAGTATTTTAATTCATATATGCATTCAATAAAAGCTATAGGTGAATCCACTGAAATAAATGATTGTTTTAAATCCCATGGAATTTCAATTAAACTTTCTGCTTTGCATCCACGTTATGAATTTGGTCAATTTGACCGAATTGCTGGTGAGATATTCACTAAGGTTTTAGAGCTCTGCCGCGAGGCAAAAAAATACAACATTTCACTATGCATAGACGCAGAAGAAACAGAAAGGCTTGAAATGTCCTTAATCTTGTTTAAACAATTACGGCTTGATGAATCACTTTCTGAGTGGGTGGAGCTTGGCTTGGCTGTACAAGCATATCAAAAACGTGCTTTGTCTGTTCTTGACTTTGTAGAGGATGTTGCTATTCGATCAAATCATAAAATTATGGTCAGACTTGTAAAAGGTGCATATTGGGATTCAGAAATCAAGCGTACGCAAGAATTGGGATTAAATGACTATTCAGTATTTACAAGAAAAAGCTATACTGACGTATCTTACCTCGCGTGCGCACAGAAACTTTTGAGTAAACCAAACAGCTTTTACCCATGCTTTGGAACTCATAACGCCTATACTTTTGCTTCTATCATGGAACTTGCTGATAAAAACCACCCTGGATTTGAATTTCAACGCTTACATGGAATGGCAAAAGACTTATATGATTATGCAATGTCAGAGCTTGCAACAAATGTTAGCTGTCGTGTCTACGCACCCGTTGGAGAACATAGTGACTTATTGCCTTATCTTATAAGACGCCTTCTTGAAAATGGAGCTAATAGTTCGTTTGTTAATCAAATAAATGATCCTAATGTTGAAATTGAAGAGTTAGTTTCAGATCCATCAGAAAAAGCTAAAAGCTTGGAGTATGAACCTCATCCAGGCATTCCGTTACCACAAGATATTTTTGGACCAGAAAGAAAAAATTCTTTGGGAATGGATATTAGTGATTCTGTGATAGTCTCACAATTTGCAGATGATATAAAGGGTTTCAGTAAAAAAAAATGGCAAGTTGGACCAATAATTGACGGACAGTCACTTTTTGATGATGCCAAATTTACTGAAGTGGTGAATCCTGCACATTTAGAAAATGTAATTGGGGAAGTGTCAAGTGCAACAAGCGATCAGGCTTTAAACGCTCTTGAAATAGCACATAGTGCTTTTACTAAGTGGCAAAATGTTTCAGCAGAAGAGCGCGCTAAATGCATTGAAAAAGCTGCAGATTTGCTTGAGGAAAGGATGAAGGAGTTAATTTACATTATGATTGTGGAAGCAGGAAAAATTTTATCCGATGCAATAGCAGAAGTAAGAGAGGCAATCGACTTTTTGCGCTATTATGCAACGATAGCAAAAAATGAACTGAATGACTGGAAAAAATTGCCAGGTCCAACAGGTGAAGATAACTTCATCTTTTTTGAAGGCAGAGGAGTTTTCTTATGCATATCACCGTGGAATTTTCCGCTCGCTATCTTCATTGGACAGGTTTCAGCTGCACTTGCAGCAGGTAACACGGTGCTTGCAAAACCGGCAGAGCAAACGCCGATTATTGCCTATGAAGCTGTTAAGATACTACACGAAGCTGGGATACCAAAAAATGTGTTACACCTCATTCCTGGGGATGGTGGATATTTAGGCAAAATATTAGTTCCAGACAATAGAATTGCCGGAGTAGCTTTTACTGGCTCAACACAAACTGCTCAAATAATTAATAGAATGCTTGCTAGCAGGGATGGTCCTATTGTGCCACTTATCGCTGAAACTGGCGGATTAAATGCTATGATTGTTGATAGTTCTGCTCTCTTAGAGCAAGTGACTACAGATGTTGTGCTTTCTGCGTTTCGCAGCGCCGGCCAACGCTGTTCTGCGCTTAGAGTGCTATTTATTCAAGAAGATATAGCAGAAGAACAGATAAAAATGATATGTGGTGCAGCGCAAGAACTCAAGATTGGTGATCCAATACAGCTTAGTACTGATATTGGTCCAATAATTGACAAAGCATCTATCGATATGCTAACTCAACATACGCAAAAAATGTCAGAGGACGAAGATTCAAATCTGTTATTTAAGGTACCCATGGATACAAATTCTCATAATGGTTATTTCTTTCCTCCATATATTTATGAGATACAAAAAATTTCGCAATTAAAGCAAGAAGTATTTGGTCCTATTTTGCATATCATACGTTTTAACAAGTCACAATTAAATGAAGTTATAAGTGATATAAATAGTACTGGATATGGGCTTACGTTTTCTTTGCAGAGTCGTATACAAAGTCAAATTGACACTATAAGTAAAAAAATATCAGTTGGAAATGTCTACATCAACCGTAACCAGATAGGTGCAGCAGTTGGGATACAACCATTTGGTGGTAGAGGACTATCTGGCACTGGGCCAAAAGCTGGTGGTCCTCATTATTTACAGCGTTTTTCTACAGAAAAAGTTGTAAGTGTTAACACTACAGCCTTCGGTGGTAACACTACACTTATGTGTTTGGATTAATTTGCGGGCCCTAATTTTTCTCCTATCTTACCCCTAAACTAGACGTTCGTGCAGACAGCGCTAAAATTCAAAAGGACCAGTTCATGCACTAGACTTCTTGCATAACCTAAACTAAGCAGAAAAAAGGTATAATGCACCCCATAAATTAGACCAAAAAAAAATGGTTAATCCGAGTAAAAAGGGAAAAGAATGGAGTGTAGTATGAGAACAAAAAAGCAGAGTTAAAAGCAAAGATAGCTTTGGAAGCAATAAAAAATCAAAAAAGCACAGCAGAGATATGTAGTAATACCATCAACAAATTTATATGATTGGCGTGATAGAGTATTAGCAAGATTAAAAGACCTATTTATAGAAGAAAGTGAGAGTATAAGAAAACAAAGGATATTAGGACAAGAAATAGAAAATTTGCATAAAGTTATAGGGGAATTGACGGTTGAAAATAATTACTTGAAAAAAAAATTACTGAAATAAACAAAAAAGATAGGATAAAACTTATAGAAAAAGACTCTGATCTATCAATAAGAAAACAAGCTAATTTATTGAGGATTTGCAGGTCTAGCTTATATTATAGTCCTATAATTAATGATGAAAGTGAGATAGCAAATTTAATTCAAGAAATATATTTGGCTTCAGACTGCCATTATGGATATCGAAAAATTACTGCTGAAATTATAGCAAATGGAATAGTAATCAACCATAAGAAGGTTTTGAGAATAATGAAAAAGATGGGAATTACTGGGTTATATTGTAGAAAAAAACATAACACTAGCATTAAAGATAAAAAACATAAAATATATCCTTATTTACTTGAAGGTTTGATTGTTTGTAGAGCTAACCAGGTGTGGGCCACTGATATAACGTACATTATGCTTGAAGGTAAGTTTGTCTATTTTGTAGCAATAATGGACTTGTATAGTCGCTATATTATTGCTCATTCATTATCACCATATCTTGATGCTGGATTTTGCATTCATACTCTCAAAGAAGCTCTAAAACAAGGTAAACCTGAGATTTTCAACAGTGATCAAGGTGTGCAATTTACAAGCTATAATTTCATTATGGAGTTAGAGCGTGCTAATATAAAAATCAGCATGGATCATAAAGGACGCTGCTTTGATAATATATTTATTGAACGCTTATGGAGAACTTTAAAACAAGAAGCCATATATTACTATAGACCAAACAGTATCAGAGATTTGGATGTTGTAATAAAGGATTTTGTTGGTTGGTATAACTATAGACCTCAGTTATGGATTAGAAAATAGATAAAAGTATAACTAAGAAGAGGGAAACAGGGTAAACTCGAGTATTTTAGTAATAATAAGAGGTTACCCATGAAGAAAGATATTACAGAACTGTACTGTTGCGTCGAGGATTTTTGTCGTGCGGTAGATGATAATTTTGCAAATAGGTTCTTATCAAACGGCAAAAAACCAACCAGAGTACCAGAAATAGCGCACTCAGAAATTCTAACCATAATCCTATTATACCATAAATCACCATGTAAAAACTTCAAGGCTTTTTATCTTTGTTATCTTCAGTTATTCTATAGATCAGAGTTTTCAAAGCTGCCTTCATATCACAGATTTATTGCCTTAAAGCCGCGAGTTTTGTGGTATTTAGCATTACTTTTGCAATGGTTTTGTGAACAAGCAAAAATGACCGGGATTTCCTACATAGATTCTACTTCAATAGCAGTATGCCATCGAAAAAGAATCTCAAGAAATAAGGTTTTCAAAGGATTAGCAGAGTTAGGAAAGAATACTTACGGCTGGTTTTTTGGTTTTAAATTACATGTAGTAATCAATGAAATAGGTGAAATTCAAGGTGTTACGCTAACCAGAGGTAACGTCGATGACAGAAAACCTGTACCAACTCTAACCAAAAAACTAACTGGACTTTTGTTTGGAGATAAGGGCTATATAAAGAAAGAGCTCTTTGAGAAACTATTCGATAGAGGTCTAAAACTCGTCACTAAAGTGAAAAAAGGTATGAAAAATGCACTGATTTCGCTGAAAGAGAAGATTTTACTAGGGAAAAGATCGATTGTTGAAACGGTTTTTGGCTGCCTAAAAAACAAATTTGAACTTGAGCACACTCGGCATAGATCCACAGTAAATTTCTTGGTACATATTTTTTCTACCCTCATTTCTTATTCAATGCAATCGAAAAAGCCCTGTATTTCTCAGCTTTACTTCGTTGGTTAATCCATAACTGGGGTCTATAGAAGGCGACATCAGTCTTTACATTATAAAACTCCTGCTGATCTCTATTATCATAGACAATGAATGAATATGTGCTTTAAATGTGTGTGGACGCACATATTCATTATTTTTTTTAGATTAGAACTTCTTTACAAAAAAATCGGATTACTTTGAAAAAAATGGTCTAGACAAATGGGTGCACTATAATCCCTTTCACAATCTCCTATCTATTGTTTCTTAAACCACACCCCTGAACGGATACCTTCTTTTGCCATTAGATTTACTGATATAAATTCGTTTGAGCGGAGAAGGTTTATATCCTCTTTGTTTTAACAGCTTTATTCCTTGAAATTTAGCATTGCAAGTTGACCATAGTTGACGATCTACACCTGCTGTGGTTTTTCCTTGGTTTTCAGTTACTCTCTTAACAGCCAAGGCTTTGCCGCTAAAAGAGCGTGTGAGAAGATGTTGTAAAGTTTTCACCTTACCCCATCTTCCTTGTTGGACAGCCTTAACAATACGCCTCTGTAGCCTCATAACAACTTTTTGGCATTTCTTCCAGGATAACTGGTTCCATGCTTCGGAGTTGTTGGTAAGTGCACTTACAGTTTTACTTGTAATCATCTGCTTTCCTACCTTAAGTGGTTGACAAAGTTTCTTGTCACGAAGGACCAAATGGAAGTCTGCTCGTTTTCACGCGAATTAATGTCTATCCATTTCATTACAAACTGGCATTCGCTTTCTCCATTATCCTTTACCTGCACCTTCATCAGCATTCCTTGCGGTTTGCTTGCCATATAGGCGAAATACAGGCTTACCCTGTTCCTTCTATCATACAACAGTGGGTTAGGTGGCTTCTCTATACCGGTGATTTGCGTACATCCAGAAATGAAAAATGTCACATTACCTTTTGGTCAGAGCTTGTCAGCATCTTTAGCTCTTTCGTAATTACGATACTTATGAAACTTCACTTGCGTTCACCTATAGTGCACCCATTTGTCTAGACCATTTTTTTCAAAGTAATCCGATTTTTTTGTAAAGAAGTTCTAATCTAAAAAAAATAATGAATATGTGCGTCCACACACATTTAAAGCACATATTCATTCATTGTCTATGATAATAGAGATCAGCAGGAGTTTTATAATGTAAAGACTGATGTCGCCTTCTATAGTTATACCAACCAACAAAATCCTTTATTACAACATCCAAATCTCTGATACTGTTTGGTCTATAGTAATATATGGCTTCTTGTTTTAAAGTTCTCCATAAGCGTTCAATAAATATATTATCAAAGCAGCGTCCTTTATGATCCATGCTGATTTTTATATTAGCACGCTCTAACTCCATAATGAAATTATAGCTTGTAAATTGCACACCTTGATCACTGTTGAAAATCTCAGGTTTACCTTGTTTTAGAGCTTCTTTGAGAGTATGAATGCAAAATCCAGCATCAAGATATGGTGATAATGAATGAGCAATAATATAGCGACTATACAAGTCCATTATTGCTACAAAATAGACAAACTTACCTTCAAGCATAATGTACGTTATATCAGTGGCCCACACCTGGTTAGCTCTACAAACAATCAAACCTTCAAGTAAATAAGGATATATTTTATGTTTTTTATCTTTAATGCTAGTGTTATGTTTTTTTCTACAATATAACCCAGTAATTCCCATCTTTTTCATTATTCTCAAAACCTTCTTATGGTTGATTACTATTCCATTTGCTATAATTTCAGCAGTAATTTTTCGATATCCATAATGGCAGTCTGAAGCCAAATATATTTCTTGAATTAAATTTGCTATCTCACTTTCATCATTAATTATAGGACTATAATATAAGCTAGACCTGCAAATCCTCAATAAATTAGCTTGTTTTCTTATTGATAGATCAGAGTCTTTTTCTATAAGTTTTATCCTATCTTTTTTGTTTATTTCAGTAATTTTTTTTTCAAGTAATTATTTTCAACCGTCAATTCCCCTATAACTTTATGCAAATTTTCTATTTCTTGTCCTAATATCCTTTGTTTTCTTATACTCTCACTTTCTTCTATAAATAGGTCTTTTAATCTTGCTAATACTCTATCACGCCAATCATATAAATTTGTTGATGGTATTACTACATATCTCTGCTGTGCTTTTTTGATTTTTTATTGCTTCCAAAGCTATCTTTGCTTTTAACTCTGCTTTTTTGTTCTCATACTACACTCC
The nucleotide sequence above comes from Wolbachia endosymbiont of Oedothorax gibbosus. Encoded proteins:
- the acnA gene encoding aconitate hydratase AcnA — its product is MNNSLNAKTTLNIDGKSYEYFSLSTAGKFLGTDVTKLPCSLKVLLENLLRNEDGVNIKLDDIRILAGCVNKHTNHEISYKPARVLMQDFTGVPAVVDLASMRSYVKKNGGNPSNINPSVPVDLVIDHSVQVDSYGSVSAFSKNVELEVKRNLERYQFLKWGESSFTNFRVVPPGTGICHQVNLEYLAQVVCNNDGVIYPDTLVGTDSHTTMVNGLSVLGWGVGGIEAESVMLGQPISMVIPEVVGFKLTGKLPEGVTATDLVLTITSILRTKGVVGKFVEFYGNGLDYLSLADRATIANMAPEYGATCGFFPIDQKTLDYLHLTGRPEELIKLVEVYSKEQGLWRSNNELAFFDTLELDLSSVGPVMAGPKRPQDKIFLSEVAESFSTSFSVNESKESDKLQDGSVVIAAITSCTNTSNPSVMIAAGLVARNAIKLGLKSKPWVKTSLAPGSQVVTEYLEKSGLQVDLNALGFNLVGYGCTTCIGNSGPLNSDIEDDIKNKNLTVAAVLSGNRNFEGRIHPLVKANYLASPPLVVAYALAGTVQIDLTKDSICTDKNGNDVYLKDIWPTNNEIEDCVKNVVTREMFIQKYKDVFSGDEHWRKIKCEKSEIYNWDANSTYIQNPPYFDNLSPKDNQDKIIDIKGAQILAMFGDSVTTDHISPAGNIASSSPAGIYLKRLGVEPQDFNSYGSRRGNHNVMMRGTFANIRIKNEMVSIEGGYTKYIPSQEIMSIFDAAMRYKEALIIVAGKEYGTGSSRDWAAKGTLLLGIKVVIAESFERIHRSNLVGMGVLPLIFQNGITRKVFDGSEVISIKGEIVPNGNLECIIKRQDNSKQSIQLECCVQTATEVKYLMDGGVLSYILAQSF
- the putA gene encoding bifunctional proline dehydrogenase/L-glutamate gamma-semialdehyde dehydrogenase PutA; its protein translation is MISSIQEPNELRKRLQGFYRTDEKSYIRYLVEKTELSADSKSRIYNIAKQVIEKIKHNKLSIVDSFMQQYSLSNDEGIALMCLAESLLRIPDDYTIDEIIKDKIANQEWNKYLGHSSSLFVNASTWSLMIGSSILRDNEGDSKFYYAISKLLKNLGEPIIRKAVKQAMSMLGNHFVVGETIEEALRYAKLDDNSKFLYSFDMLGEAAHTTEDAEEYFNSYMHSIKAIGESTEINDCFKSHGISIKLSALHPRYEFGQFDRIAGEIFTKVLELCREAKKYNISLCIDAEETERLEMSLILFKQLRLDESLSEWVELGLAVQAYQKRALSVLDFVEDVAIRSNHKIMVRLVKGAYWDSEIKRTQELGLNDYSVFTRKSYTDVSYLACAQKLLSKPNSFYPCFGTHNAYTFASIMELADKNHPGFEFQRLHGMAKDLYDYAMSELATNVSCRVYAPVGEHSDLLPYLIRRLLENGANSSFVNQINDPNVEIEELVSDPSEKAKSLEYEPHPGIPLPQDIFGPERKNSLGMDISDSVIVSQFADDIKGFSKKKWQVGPIIDGQSLFDDAKFTEVVNPAHLENVIGEVSSATSDQALNALEIAHSAFTKWQNVSAEERAKCIEKAADLLEERMKELIYIMIVEAGKILSDAIAEVREAIDFLRYYATIAKNELNDWKKLPGPTGEDNFIFFEGRGVFLCISPWNFPLAIFIGQVSAALAAGNTVLAKPAEQTPIIAYEAVKILHEAGIPKNVLHLIPGDGGYLGKILVPDNRIAGVAFTGSTQTAQIINRMLASRDGPIVPLIAETGGLNAMIVDSSALLEQVTTDVVLSAFRSAGQRCSALRVLFIQEDIAEEQIKMICGAAQELKIGDPIQLSTDIGPIIDKASIDMLTQHTQKMSEDEDSNLLFKVPMDTNSHNGYFFPPYIYEIQKISQLKQEVFGPILHIIRFNKSQLNEVISDINSTGYGLTFSLQSRIQSQIDTISKKISVGNVYINRNQIGAAVGIQPFGGRGLSGTGPKAGGPHYLQRFSTEKVVSVNTTAFGGNTTLMCLD
- a CDS encoding IS982 family transposase, whose translation is MKKDITELYCCVEDFCRAVDDNFANRFLSNGKKPTRVPEIAHSEILTIILLYHKSPCKNFKAFYLCYLQLFYRSEFSKLPSYHRFIALKPRVLWYLALLLQWFCEQAKMTGISYIDSTSIAVCHRKRISRNKVFKGLAELGKNTYGWFFGFKLHVVINEIGEIQGVTLTRGNVDDRKPVPTLTKKLTGLLFGDKGYIKKELFEKLFDRGLKLVTKVKKGMKNALISLKEKILLGKRSIVETVFGCLKNKFELEHTRHRSTVNFLVHIFSTLISYSMQSKKPCISQLYFVG
- a CDS encoding reverse transcriptase N-terminal domain-containing protein is translated as MITSKTVSALTNNSEAWNQLSWKKCQKVVMRLQRRIVKAVQQGRWGKVKTLQHLLTRSFSGKALAVKRVTENQGKTTAGVDRQLWSTCNAKFQGIKLLKQRGYKPSPLKRIYISKSNGKRRYPFRGVV